A genomic stretch from Pirellulales bacterium includes:
- a CDS encoding Gfo/Idh/MocA family oxidoreductase — MTRPLNFGILGCARIVRRAIAAALDAAPSAKLAAIASRDQQTARAWADEYHIPTVHDSYAALIADPAIDAVYIPLPNELHKPWVLAAAQAGKHVLCEKPLALDVAEAQEMVDGCRRHGVILHEAFMWRHQSRVAHARKMLAGGQLGELRLVKMDFSFDIDRTDWRLDPQRAGGAIFDIGCYGINAARLFTGSEPVEIHAHAQRYTSGVDMTLAMQLRFPHGVVALLDCSFECPYRNRIEIVGTAGALELPEGVLPPPETELVYRHGEATDTIRFPVSDQYVGQIECFCASVAAGRLLEPAEDGLANMKVIDAVRRAAGLC, encoded by the coding sequence ATGACAAGACCTTTGAATTTCGGCATTCTTGGCTGTGCCCGGATCGTTCGCCGGGCCATTGCTGCCGCGCTTGATGCGGCTCCCTCGGCGAAGCTCGCGGCGATTGCCAGTCGCGATCAACAAACCGCACGGGCCTGGGCCGACGAGTACCACATTCCGACGGTGCATGATTCGTACGCGGCGCTGATCGCGGATCCGGCGATCGACGCGGTCTATATTCCGCTCCCCAACGAGCTGCACAAGCCGTGGGTGTTGGCCGCGGCGCAGGCCGGTAAGCATGTGCTGTGCGAGAAGCCGTTGGCGCTCGACGTCGCCGAGGCACAGGAGATGGTCGACGGTTGCCGGCGGCACGGCGTGATCTTGCACGAGGCGTTCATGTGGCGCCACCAGTCGCGCGTGGCGCACGCCCGCAAGATGCTGGCTGGTGGTCAACTGGGCGAGTTGCGTCTGGTGAAGATGGATTTTTCGTTCGACATCGATCGCACCGATTGGCGGCTCGATCCGCAGCGAGCGGGGGGCGCGATTTTCGATATTGGTTGCTATGGCATCAACGCCGCGAGGTTATTCACTGGCTCCGAGCCGGTCGAGATTCATGCTCATGCGCAGCGCTACACGTCGGGCGTGGACATGACGCTGGCGATGCAGCTTCGGTTTCCGCACGGGGTCGTGGCGCTGCTGGATTGCAGCTTCGAATGCCCTTATCGCAATCGAATCGAAATCGTGGGCACGGCCGGTGCTTTGGAACTGCCGGAAGGGGTGCTGCCGCCGCCGGAGACTGAGCTTGTCTATCGGCACGGTGAAGCGACCGATACGATCCGCTTTCCGGTCAGCGACCAGTACGTGGGACAGATCGAATGTTTTTGCGCCAGTGTCGCGGCCGGTCGATTGCTCGAACCGGCCGAAGACGGTCTGGCGAACATGAAGGTCATCGATGCCGTGCGGCGGGCCGCGGGATTGTGTTAA
- the cutA gene encoding divalent-cation tolerance protein CutA — protein sequence MLDFLQIVTTTATKDEAQRIAAALVERRLAGCVQVLGPITSTFRWEGRIQTSDEWQCVAKTRHGLYELVEKAIRELHTYDVPEILATPVVAGSQAYLDWLSGEILPPATDHE from the coding sequence ATGCTCGACTTCCTGCAAATTGTCACGACGACCGCGACCAAGGACGAAGCTCAGCGGATTGCCGCGGCGCTTGTCGAGCGCCGCTTGGCAGGCTGTGTGCAAGTGCTGGGGCCCATCACCAGTACCTTTCGTTGGGAAGGGCGCATTCAAACATCCGACGAGTGGCAGTGCGTGGCGAAGACGCGCCACGGGCTGTACGAACTCGTGGAAAAAGCGATTCGCGAATTACATACTTATGACGTGCCCGAGATTCTGGCGACGCCGGTCGTCGCGGGGAGCCAGGCGTATCTCGACTGGTTGAGCGGCGAAATTCTCCCTCCGGCCACCGACCACGAATAA